A genomic region of Gossypium hirsutum isolate 1008001.06 chromosome D01, Gossypium_hirsutum_v2.1, whole genome shotgun sequence contains the following coding sequences:
- the LOC107922583 gene encoding lysM domain-containing GPI-anchored protein 2 codes for MRKRNMGFSKLFVIILGLLLALTLDQCTAQEFRCSSPSSCRALVGYITVNNTNLGAIQSLFNVTSFQSLLGANDLPLSTPRNRTIAARQLIRVPINCACYNGTGTSSGGPTYTIQPGDGLYHIAAEVFSQLVLFPQIAAANNISNPDLIAAGDTLQIPLPCSCDDIDGQKVVHYAHVVEPNSTLPEIAQEFGTNEATLARINGITAQNQLKAEQPIDVPLKACNSSVRSDSLDFPLLAANGTYVFTANGCVRCTCEAANNWTLQCEPSQNRPSRWERCPSMQCEDSQGLSLGNVTTSGCSRTTCSYAGFNNSTIFTTLVQDSSCTTSTPSNDVSRINLKWDIVIISVLLCLHLVMLETI; via the exons ATGCGAAAAAGAAACATGGGGTTCTCTAAACTGTTTGTTATAATTCTTGGGTTGCTCTTAGCTCTCACCCTGGATCAGTGCACTGCTCAAGAATTCAGATGTAGCTCCCCGAGTTCATGCCGTGCACTTGTCGGGTACATCACCGTCAACAACACCAACCTTGGCGCTATCCAATCGCTTTTCAACGTCACGAGCTTCCAGAGTCTCCTCGGAGCCAACgacttgcctctttccactccgCGCAACCGCACCATAGCTGCACGACAACTCATCAGAGTCCCCATCAATTGTGCTTGTTACAACGGAACCGGGACTTCCAGCGGCGGTCCCACATACACGATTCAACCAGGGGACGGGCTTTACCACATAGCGGCCGAGGTGTTCTCGCAATTAGTGCTGTTCCCGCAAATTGCAGCTGCCAACAACATTTCGAATCCAGATTTGATAGCTGCTGGGGACACTCTGCAAATCCCGTTGCCGTGTAGCTGCGATGACATTGACGGTCAGAAAGTGGTGCATTACGCACACGTGGTGGAACCTAACAGTACTTTGCCAGAGATTGCTCAGGAGTTTGGAACCAATGAGGCAACTTTAGCTCGGATTAATGGTATCACCGCCCAGAATCAGTTAAAAGCTGAGCAACCCATTGATGTTCCTCTTAAAG CCTGTAACTCATCAGTAAGAAGTGACTCATTGGACTTTCCTCTACTTGCTGCTAATGGCACATACGTCTTCACTGCAAACGGCTGTGTGAGATGCACCTGCGAAGCTGCTAACAACTGGAC ATTACAATGTGAACCTTCCCAGAACAGACCATCGAGATGGGAAAGATGCCCGTCAATGCAATGTGAAGATTCTCAAGGTTTATCGCTTGGCAATGTCACCACCTCGGGTTGCAGTAGAACCACATGTTCCTATGCTGGCTTTAACAACTCAACCATCTTCACTACCCTGGTCCAGGACTCATCTTGTACAACATCGACTCCAAGCAATGATGTGTCAAGAATCAATTTGAAATGGGACATTGTTATCATATCGGTCTTGCTTTGTCTCCATCTAGTAATGCTTGAAACAATCTAG